A stretch of Numenius arquata chromosome 11, bNumArq3.hap1.1, whole genome shotgun sequence DNA encodes these proteins:
- the THG1L gene encoding probable tRNA(His) guanylyltransferase isoform X2: MDRVMNTVLFSKRTVDGLKEEQGFDGRIVLYPSNQNLKDYLSWRQADCHINNLYNTVFWMLVQRSGLTPVQAQDRLQGTLAGDKNEILFSEFNINYNNEPLMYRKGTVLIWQKINEVTTKKIKLPKETEEKEVEVTRTRTKVVPLHCDIIGDQFWEEYPEILAEDS; the protein is encoded by the exons ATGGACAGAGTGATGAAtacagttttgttttcaaaaagaacaGTAGATGGTTTAAAAGAAGAGCAAG GATTTGATGGACGAATTGTGTTGTATCCCAGCAACCAAAATTTAAAGGACTACCTCAGCTGGAGACAAGCAGATT gcCACATTAATAATCTTTATAATACGGTGTTTTGGATGCTTGTACAGCGAAGTGGTTTGACACCAGTGCAAGCACAGGACAGACTCCAG gGAACTTTGGCTGGAGATAAGaatgaaatcttattttctgAATTCAACATCAACTACAACAATGAACCTTTGATGTATAGAAAAGGAACTGTCTTAATATGGCAGAAG ATTAATGAAGTCACgactaagaaaataaaactgccGAAGGAAACggaagaaaaagaagttgaagTGACCCGAACTAGGACTAAAGTTGTTCCCCTGCACTGTGACATTATTGGGGACCAGTTCTGGGAGGAATATCCTGAGATCCTGGCTGAGGATAGTTGA
- the LSM11 gene encoding U7 snRNA-associated Sm-like protein LSm11 has product MEEDEGAAGGAEQRRPRRRPGAERSPSPSRLDVSSSRFDPLLALYSPSTPLPFPAAPCFNNLAEYESFQRGLLRPRGRRSAASRRGPSAAARRGPPAADPERIQRLRSLMVKAGPEQEGEGGAAARRRRAPRNVLTRMPLHEGSPLGELHRCVRDGVKINVHIRTFKGLRGVCTGFLVAFDKFWNMALTDVDETYRKPVTGKAFYAEPQLTLTRLFDRLKLQESSGKKGADSKTVSGQLALTNDSQTLALKAGSGRARAEDERERQKRLGRAGEKKLPGDGLHLAARGEADVGSGTAHTEGASAGGTRARSQSRRKRRPKVDYQQVFTRHINQIFIRGENVLLVHLAH; this is encoded by the exons ATGGAGGAGGACGAGGGGGCTGCGGGAGGCGCGGAGCAGCGGCGCCCCCGCCGCCGTCCCGGGGCCGagcgctcccccagccccagccgcctAGACGTGAGCTCCAGCCGCTTCGACCCGCTGCTGGCGCTGTACTCCCCCAGCACGCCGCTGCCCTTCCCCGCCGCACCCTGCTTCAACAACCTCGCCGAGTACGAGAGCTTCCAGCGCGGCCTGCTCCGCCCGCgcggccgccgctccgccgcctcccgccgcggcccctccgccgccgcccgccgcggcccgcccgccgccgacCCCGAGCGCATCCAGCGCCTCCGCAGCCTCATGGTCAAGGCCGGCCCCGAGCAGGAGGGCgagggcggcgcggcggcccggcggcggcgggcaccgCGGAACGTCCTCACCAGGATGCCCC TCCATGAAGGCAGCCCGTTGGGGGAACTTCATCGCTGTGTCCGAGATGGTGTGAAAATCAATGTCCATATCCGCACTTTCAAAGGGCTCCGTGGAGTCTGCACAGGATTTTTGGTTGCATTTGACAAGTTCTGGAATATG GCCCTCACAGACGTGGATGAGACATACAGAAAACCAGTAACGGGCAAAGCTTTCTATGCAGAACCTCAGCTCACGCTAACCCGG CTCTTTGACAGACTCAAGCTGCAAGAGTCCTCAGGAAAGAAGGGAGCTGACTCAAAGACTGTCTCAGGGCAACTAGCCCTGACAAATGACTCTCAGACGCTGGCACTGAAAGCTGGATCAGGACGAGCGAGAGCAGAAGATGAGCGCGAGAGGCAGAAACGCTTgggcagagctggagaaaagaagCTGCCAGGTGATGGTTTGCATCTGGCTGCCAGAGGTGAAGCTGATGTGGGTAGCGGGACTGCCCACACTGAGGGTGCCAGTGCTGGTGGTACCCGTGCAAGAAGCCAGTCACGGAGAAAAAGGCGACCCAAAGTGGATTATCAACAGGTGTTCACACGTCACATCAACCAGATTTTCATTCGAGGAGAGAATGTCTTGCTTGTCCATTTAGCACATTGA